GCCGTCGTGGGGCGAGCCGTACCGCTCGCTCGCGGCCCGGATGCTGGCGGCCATGGCCGATGCGCGGGACGCCGCCGAGGGTCACGAGGCGCTGCTGGTGAGCCACCAGCTGCCGATCTGGACCACCCGCAGCTTCGTCGAGGGCCGCCACCTGTGGCACGACCCGCGCCGCCGCGAGTGCTCGCTGGCCAGCCTCACGTCCTTCACGTACGACGGCATCGACATCGTCGCCGTCAGCTACACCCAGCCGGCGCGGGACCTGCTCCCGGTCAAGGGCCGCGGCTTCTCGGTGGGGGCCTGATCCACCGATGCGACGTCTGTCCCGACGCAGCGCCGCGGCCGTGGCCGTGGCGCTCGGCTTGCTGCTCACCGGCTGCTCGGCGGGAGCCGCCGGCCCCGCGGAGCAGGGGTACGTCGAGGGCGACGGCACGATCCTCGTGGTCCCGGCCGCTGACCGGGTCAGGGCCCCCGCCCTCAAGGGCACCACCCTGGACGGCAAGTCCTTCGACCTCGCGTCGCTGCGCGGCCAGGTGGTGGTCCTCAACGTCTGGGCGTCGTGGTGCCCGCCGTGCCGGGCCGAGGGCCCGATGCTGCAGTCGGTGCACACCGACCTGCTGCCCAAGGGTGGCACCCTGGTGGGCATCGACACCAGGGACGGCGACGGCACGGCCGCGCGGGCGTTCGCGCAGAACATCGGCATGACCTACCCGAGCGTCGTGGACCGCGACGGCAAGCTGCTGCTGGACTTCGCCGACACGCTGCCCCCGCAGGCGGTGCCCAGCACGCTGGTCATCGACCGGTCCGGGCGGATTGCCGCCCGGGTCATCGGCCCGGTCACCCAGCCGCGGCTGATGGCGCTGGTCGACCCGCTGCTCGCGGAGACCGCGGGATGACCGGACTGCACCTCGGGGTGGGCAACGACTTCGCCCA
The sequence above is a segment of the Actinomycetes bacterium genome. Coding sequences within it:
- a CDS encoding TlpA disulfide reductase family protein, giving the protein MRRLSRRSAAAVAVALGLLLTGCSAGAAGPAEQGYVEGDGTILVVPAADRVRAPALKGTTLDGKSFDLASLRGQVVVLNVWASWCPPCRAEGPMLQSVHTDLLPKGGTLVGIDTRDGDGTAARAFAQNIGMTYPSVVDRDGKLLLDFADTLPPQAVPSTLVIDRSGRIAARVIGPVTQPRLMALVDPLLAETAG
- a CDS encoding histidine phosphatase family protein — translated: PSWGEPYRSLAARMLAAMADARDAAEGHEALLVSHQLPIWTTRSFVEGRHLWHDPRRRECSLASLTSFTYDGIDIVAVSYTQPARDLLPVKGRGFSVGA